GCCGGAGACAGCACAACGCCGTTACCGATGATGCTGGTGACGTTTTCACGCAGGATGCCAGAGGGAATTAAGTGGAGAACGGTTTTTTCACCGTTGATGACAAGCGTATGACCCGCATTGTGGCCGCCTTGATAGCGCACAACGTATTTAGCGCGCTCTGTCAGAAGGTCAACAATCTTACCTTTGCCTTCGTCACCCCATTGGGTGCCCAGTACGACAACGTTCTTACCCATTTTCTTGAAACCACCGATTGCTTAAAAATGGATTCTACCACCATGATTTTCCACTTTCAGCACTTTTAGCATACGATTGCGCAGTTTTTTGATCGCGATTTGGTCAGCGTCATATCGCCGTTTTCATGGCGTTTTGCGCCGCGCCTGGATATGGCATTAGCTGCCGCCATGCACACTCAACATATAGTAAATCACCGCGCCGGCCACCACTAATCCACCGCCGAAACGGTGCAGCAGACGGTCCGGCAGCTGGGCCATCGCGACGATCATCCGGCGCCAGAGACGCGGCCACAGCATCGGCCCTAATCCTTCCAGCACCAATACCAACGCCAGCGCCATCCATATGGTTGTTTTCATTATTTCTCGATAGTAAACAGGAAGAAGCTGGCGATTATGCACACTGGCGGATAATCCGTAAATATGAGGCTGAAGGAAGCGGTGGGAAAAAGCGTGACCGAATATATCACGCCTTCAGCAGGAAAATTAATCGACGATAAACAGCTTAGCGCCGCCCGGCGAAGAGGAGCGATGCGCTTCGGCGTTGTCCGCCACCTGATAACTCATGCCCGGCGTCAGAATAAAGGTGCGGCCATCCTCCAGTTCAGTATGCAGCTCTCCGTCGAGGCAGTAGAGAATATGCCCCTTATCACACCAGTGATCGGCCAGGTAGCCGGCGGAATACTCTACGATCCTGACGCGGATA
This DNA window, taken from Mixta gaviniae, encodes the following:
- a CDS encoding DUF2065 domain-containing protein: MKTTIWMALALVLVLEGLGPMLWPRLWRRMIVAMAQLPDRLLHRFGGGLVVAGAVIYYMLSVHGGS
- a CDS encoding DHCW motif cupin fold protein, which encodes MHINNLPFGTTDWHKIVAEKHLGERGYALWRTRRFNDIRVRIVEYSAGYLADHWCDKGHILYCLDGELHTELEDGRTFILTPGMSYQVADNAEAHRSSSPGGAKLFIVD